The following coding sequences lie in one Silvanigrella aquatica genomic window:
- the gcvT gene encoding glycine cleavage system aminomethyltransferase GcvT, with protein MSTTEKLKMTPLYEEHVSLGARMVPFAGWNMPVQYSGVVDEHKCVRNSVGLFDVSHMGEFNVTGRGALEFLQMMTINDVAKINIGQAQYNAFCYDNGTVVDDIIIYRRGFDSFFLCVNANNIEKDFAWLKEHCPKQGVILENMSDDYAQIAIQGPKSRELIAKVVDVKITDLAYYHFTEGKVLGTPAIIARTGYTGELGYELYFPASVASKIWKGLLQIGQDYGVKPCGLGARDTLRLECGYLLYGNDMDNTTTALECGLSWITKFDKNSFIGKDILLRQKEEGLKKRLIAFEMQDKAIGRHGYKVFSAKENGNEIGFISSGSPSPTLSKNIGMAYVSSENAKLGSEIWIEIRGEKKLATVVKKPFFVHGSVQG; from the coding sequence ATGTCTACAACTGAAAAATTAAAAATGACCCCCCTTTATGAAGAGCATGTGTCATTGGGTGCAAGAATGGTTCCCTTTGCGGGTTGGAATATGCCCGTCCAATATTCTGGGGTTGTAGATGAACATAAATGTGTAAGAAACTCAGTAGGTTTATTTGATGTCAGTCATATGGGTGAATTTAATGTCACGGGGCGTGGTGCTCTTGAATTTTTACAAATGATGACCATTAATGATGTGGCAAAAATAAATATAGGACAAGCGCAATATAATGCCTTTTGTTACGATAATGGAACTGTTGTCGACGATATTATTATATATAGAAGAGGTTTTGATTCCTTTTTTCTCTGTGTCAATGCGAATAATATTGAAAAAGATTTTGCTTGGCTTAAAGAACACTGTCCAAAACAAGGCGTTATTCTTGAAAATATGAGTGATGATTATGCGCAAATTGCCATACAAGGACCTAAAAGCCGTGAACTTATTGCAAAAGTTGTTGATGTTAAAATAACTGATTTGGCATATTATCATTTTACCGAAGGAAAAGTATTAGGCACACCAGCTATTATTGCGCGTACAGGTTACACAGGAGAGCTGGGTTATGAATTGTACTTTCCCGCATCAGTTGCTTCCAAAATTTGGAAAGGCTTGCTTCAAATTGGCCAAGATTATGGTGTGAAACCTTGTGGATTGGGTGCACGTGATACTTTGCGATTGGAATGCGGCTATTTGTTGTATGGAAATGATATGGATAATACGACAACGGCTCTTGAATGTGGTTTGTCATGGATTACAAAATTCGATAAAAATTCATTTATTGGAAAAGACATTTTACTAAGACAAAAAGAAGAAGGATTAAAAAAACGACTTATTGCATTTGAAATGCAGGACAAAGCAATTGGTCGCCATGGTTATAAAGTATTTTCTGCAAAAGAGAATGGGAATGAAATTGGCTTCATTTCAAGCGGCAGTCCCTCCCCTACATTGTCTAAAAATATTGGAATGGCATATGTTTCATCAGAAAATGCTAAGTTGGGTTCAGAAATTTGGATAGAAATTCGTGGAGAAAAAAAATTAGCAACAGTTGTCAAAAAGCCTTTTTTTGTTCATGGTAGTGTGCAGGGATAA
- a CDS encoding alpha/beta fold hydrolase, whose amino-acid sequence MQTTEIQLNDLYVAFHKPENWNGNTLFYVHGGPGSHCKDFEEGIHYFKCFKNSNLGFITYDQRGSGRSSCTSNNMPHLTHRKNIEDLNFLINSTYEIFSLKKTPVLFGHSYGARLVYDLLWNYSDIKLDFILCGTSLHPNDSLNTSLALDMLVLRQNYPKEFQIAVDVLSQYEGEPYELSPKIRTLFPDLIKRQQERQKYYWINEKAMHWWNETTQKHNVKDNDEAYFQIVSSFKNEIFNNNSFDPCRLSQNGISIIGFHDYLMNGSTHHKLIDDKKIIKFRSSAHYPHFEQPELFIEKVTDFINRTHNNALETHYRNII is encoded by the coding sequence TTGCAAACAACTGAAATTCAATTAAATGATCTTTATGTTGCTTTTCATAAACCAGAAAACTGGAATGGCAATACACTTTTTTATGTACATGGAGGCCCAGGCAGTCATTGCAAAGATTTTGAAGAAGGTATTCATTATTTTAAATGCTTTAAAAATTCGAATTTAGGCTTCATCACTTATGATCAACGCGGCTCAGGAAGATCATCATGCACATCCAATAATATGCCTCACCTGACTCACAGAAAAAACATTGAAGATTTAAATTTTCTTATTAATTCAACATATGAAATATTTTCATTGAAAAAAACACCCGTATTGTTTGGCCATAGTTATGGTGCGCGCCTGGTCTATGACTTATTATGGAATTATTCTGATATTAAATTAGACTTTATTCTTTGCGGAACAAGTCTTCATCCTAATGACTCCTTAAATACCTCACTTGCTCTCGATATGCTTGTCCTAAGACAAAACTATCCTAAAGAATTTCAAATAGCAGTTGATGTTTTATCGCAATACGAAGGGGAACCCTACGAATTATCTCCAAAAATAAGAACACTTTTTCCCGATCTTATAAAACGTCAACAAGAAAGACAAAAATATTATTGGATCAATGAAAAAGCCATGCATTGGTGGAATGAAACAACTCAAAAACATAATGTAAAAGATAACGATGAAGCCTATTTTCAAATTGTTTCCTCATTTAAAAATGAAATTTTTAATAATAACTCATTTGATCCTTGTAGATTAAGCCAAAATGGAATTTCTATTATTGGATTTCACGATTACTTAATGAATGGGAGCACTCATCATAAACTTATTGACGATAAAAAAATAATAAAATTTCGTTCATCAGCACATTATCCCCATTTTGAACAACCTGAATTGTTTATTGAAAAAGTAACAGATTTCATCAATAGAACTCATAACAATGCACTTGAAACTCATTACCGCAATATCATTTAA
- a CDS encoding ribonuclease domain-containing protein — protein sequence MKNITKFSLVFISLIAHQLSFAGSYLFCANENGDSKWANPNQNNNDSWAPPDENGFWLKGSLYIVNAPKQLHSALSIDLSESKSRNKRASANDFNQRPHTINDNDHSRSVQVCRKLITTCQSSFGNEYKFVGAASHSLAATDWGYIAADNIVCPNWDYKEGLSLLAEEGSSIGAFLGDLVIDTVASGPFPEKGVGIVSKPNTAKGIKVPSVKPSGTKENPKPSFNRKNVVDADGFTLVQSKPDIPYRAYEHSDNINFSSTNIKKYKNHSKALPEGGNYYEIDIPFEGQNGRDAKRVVVDRNTGKRWYTKDHYDSFIEMNSIPNYKLTKN from the coding sequence ATGAAAAATATTACAAAATTTTCATTAGTATTTATTTCTCTAATTGCTCATCAACTTTCATTTGCGGGATCTTACTTATTTTGCGCTAATGAAAATGGTGATTCTAAATGGGCAAACCCCAATCAAAATAACAATGACTCCTGGGCACCACCTGATGAAAACGGTTTTTGGCTAAAAGGAAGTTTATATATTGTAAATGCGCCAAAGCAACTTCATAGCGCGTTATCTATTGACTTATCCGAATCTAAATCACGTAACAAAAGAGCAAGTGCAAACGATTTTAATCAAAGACCTCATACAATTAACGATAATGACCATTCAAGATCTGTTCAAGTTTGTCGTAAATTAATTACTACGTGCCAAAGCTCATTTGGCAACGAATATAAATTTGTTGGTGCCGCATCACATTCTTTAGCAGCAACGGATTGGGGATATATTGCTGCCGATAATATTGTGTGTCCCAATTGGGATTATAAAGAAGGTCTCTCTCTGCTTGCAGAAGAAGGATCAAGCATTGGAGCCTTTCTCGGCGATCTCGTAATTGATACCGTTGCCAGCGGACCTTTCCCAGAAAAAGGCGTAGGTATTGTATCAAAGCCCAATACAGCAAAAGGAATTAAAGTTCCTTCTGTAAAACCAAGTGGAACAAAAGAAAATCCGAAACCCTCATTTAATAGAAAAAATGTTGTTGATGCAGACGGATTTACTTTAGTTCAAAGTAAGCCAGACATCCCTTATAGAGCATATGAACACTCTGATAATATTAATTTTTCATCAACTAATATAAAAAAATATAAAAATCACAGTAAAGCTCTGCCTGAAGGGGGAAATTATTATGAGATTGACATTCCTTTCGAAGGCCAAAATGGGCGCGACGCAAAACGTGTTGTCGTTGACAGAAATACAGGCAAAAGATGGTACACAAAAGATCATTATGACTCATTCATAGAAATGAACTCTATACCCAACTACAAATTAACAAAAAATTAG
- the gcvH gene encoding glycine cleavage system protein GcvH: MSYPNELKYTKEHEWIKIDGKKASIGVTKFAIDQLGDVVFLELPKVGTNFNANDAFGTIESTKTVSELYAPATCKVVEINTAIVDAPENLSQDAYQNGWLIKVEIDQVPSGLLSASEYEKYISEGV, encoded by the coding sequence ATGTCTTATCCAAATGAATTAAAATACACTAAAGAGCATGAATGGATAAAAATTGATGGGAAAAAAGCATCCATTGGTGTGACAAAGTTTGCAATAGATCAGCTTGGGGATGTCGTTTTTTTAGAGTTGCCTAAAGTAGGAACAAACTTCAACGCAAACGATGCTTTTGGTACCATTGAATCTACCAAAACAGTGAGTGAGCTTTATGCTCCTGCCACTTGTAAAGTTGTTGAAATCAATACAGCCATTGTCGATGCTCCAGAAAATCTTTCACAAGATGCTTATCAAAATGGTTGGTTGATCAAAGTAGAAATTGATCAAGTTCCTTCGGGATTACTGTCTGCCTCGGAATATGAAAAATATATTTCAGAAGGTGTATAA
- a CDS encoding helix-turn-helix domain-containing protein — translation MTLSVYFADGVVDLLKKVRFTDPRPLVQKKAEALILHAHSIPIKEISKILGSCENTICSYFHEFRKNGIEGLLEKKIVKRKSELYNFREMIAKYCTK, via the coding sequence ATGACTCTTTCTGTTTACTTTGCTGATGGCGTTGTTGATTTACTTAAAAAAGTTCGATTTACAGATCCCAGACCATTAGTTCAGAAAAAAGCAGAAGCGCTCATTTTGCATGCACATAGCATACCAATTAAAGAAATTTCAAAAATATTAGGTTCTTGTGAAAATACAATTTGTTCTTATTTTCATGAATTTAGGAAGAACGGAATTGAAGGTTTACTTGAAAAAAAAATTGTAAAAAGAAAAAGTGAACTTTACAATTTTCGAGAAATGATTGCAAAATATTGCACAAAATAA
- a CDS encoding inorganic diphosphatase, which translates to MSVNPWHPWHSVSVGEKAPSIVTAIIEIPRGSKNKYEIDSNSGLLFLDRVLSSPMFYPINYGFIPQTYCDDGDPLDVMVIGQEPVHPLSMMDVKVIGCMKMVDGGDADDKILAVHAADPQFKHINDLKEVEVSNPHYIKEIEQFFRTYKLLENKKVEIVGWFGKDEAEKIIKESIDFYNRNKEMLKK; encoded by the coding sequence ATGTCAGTAAATCCATGGCACCCTTGGCATTCTGTGAGCGTGGGTGAAAAAGCCCCATCTATTGTGACTGCAATTATTGAAATCCCGCGCGGATCTAAAAATAAGTATGAAATAGACTCCAATTCGGGTCTGCTTTTTCTTGATCGTGTGCTTTCAAGTCCTATGTTTTATCCAATAAATTATGGCTTTATCCCTCAAACTTACTGCGACGACGGTGATCCCCTTGATGTTATGGTTATAGGTCAGGAACCTGTTCATCCTTTAAGCATGATGGATGTCAAAGTCATTGGTTGTATGAAAATGGTTGATGGGGGAGATGCTGATGACAAAATCCTTGCTGTGCATGCGGCTGATCCTCAATTTAAGCATATTAATGACCTTAAAGAAGTTGAGGTTTCAAACCCTCATTATATTAAAGAAATTGAGCAATTTTTTAGAACATACAAGCTTCTTGAAAATAAAAAAGTAGAAATTGTCGGATGGTTTGGAAAAGACGAAGCAGAAAAAATCATTAAAGAAAGTATCGATTTCTACAATCGCAATAAAGAAATGTTAAAGAAATAA
- a CDS encoding translation initiation factor translates to MSEKKKSKPIKLEWQGGLASLHEEAPIALRGADTPASSPPQKLPIGEIQGKVSIRKESKGRAGKPVAILFNFADDLAKNPENLKTLCSKLKTTLACGGTVENGEIILILRNFEKLKEILLKLNLIAK, encoded by the coding sequence ATGTCAGAAAAGAAAAAGTCAAAACCTATAAAGCTAGAATGGCAAGGAGGACTTGCCTCCCTTCACGAGGAAGCTCCCATTGCCCTGAGAGGAGCTGACACACCTGCTTCTTCTCCCCCTCAAAAATTACCAATTGGTGAAATCCAAGGAAAAGTGAGTATTCGAAAAGAGAGCAAAGGGCGCGCAGGGAAACCCGTTGCGATACTTTTTAATTTTGCTGATGACCTTGCAAAAAATCCTGAAAATTTAAAAACTTTATGTTCAAAATTAAAAACCACGTTAGCTTGTGGCGGGACTGTTGAAAATGGAGAAATCATTTTAATCTTGCGAAACTTTGAAAAGTTAAAGGAAATTCTTTTAAAATTAAATCTTATTGCAAAGTAA
- the gcvPA gene encoding aminomethyl-transferring glycine dehydrogenase subunit GcvPA: MSAHRLLPTTEQNKKEILAACGANNIEDLLIGIPEEVRLKKHLSIGDGLSEIEIKRKIANIIKNSRNKKSALSFLGAGVYDHFCPAAVNQLTLRGEFLTSYTPYQPEFSQGTLQSLFEFQSMIAEIFSMEISNASHYDGSTSMAESALMAMRIKTNRKRILVSSGVHPEYIEVLKTYLTNLGIEVTVIPRTDDGKTSLTATKSLLSEDVALLIVQSPNFFGCIEDMQEFSHLAHSKGTLFSANVTEPLSLALLQTPGEYEADIATGEGQSFGLPQSFGGPYLGLFTTRLENVRQMPGRLCGETIDAKGKRSYTLTLSTREQHIRREKATSNICTNQNLCALWSTIWLSLVGKNGFVELAEQNIAKTEYAKSELTKLGKAKLRYQKSQSFNEFVLDLNISSQEFIKKCIENNVAPGVSLQRFFSEDKNGLLIAITEKKSREDIDILCDLLKRFG; encoded by the coding sequence ATGTCTGCACATCGTTTACTTCCAACCACTGAGCAAAATAAAAAAGAAATATTAGCAGCATGTGGTGCGAATAATATAGAAGATCTTCTTATTGGTATTCCCGAAGAAGTCAGATTAAAAAAACATCTCTCTATTGGTGATGGATTATCTGAAATTGAAATTAAAAGAAAAATTGCAAATATAATTAAAAATTCAAGAAACAAAAAATCGGCTTTAAGTTTTTTAGGCGCCGGTGTTTATGATCATTTTTGTCCAGCGGCTGTAAATCAATTGACTTTACGAGGTGAGTTTTTAACTTCATATACACCCTATCAGCCAGAATTTTCACAAGGAACGTTGCAATCTTTATTTGAATTTCAAAGTATGATCGCAGAAATATTTAGCATGGAAATTTCCAATGCCTCTCACTATGATGGTTCAACAAGTATGGCAGAATCCGCTTTAATGGCCATGCGCATTAAAACAAATAGAAAAAGAATATTAGTTTCATCGGGAGTGCATCCCGAATATATTGAAGTTTTAAAAACTTATTTAACAAATTTAGGTATAGAAGTAACTGTAATTCCTAGAACAGACGATGGTAAAACATCCTTAACGGCGACGAAGTCATTATTAAGTGAGGATGTGGCTTTGCTCATTGTACAAAGCCCGAATTTTTTTGGTTGCATAGAAGATATGCAAGAATTCTCTCATTTAGCACATTCAAAAGGCACTTTATTTTCTGCTAATGTAACAGAACCCTTAAGCTTAGCATTGCTGCAAACTCCTGGAGAATATGAAGCTGATATTGCGACGGGAGAAGGACAAAGTTTTGGTCTGCCACAAAGCTTTGGAGGCCCTTATTTAGGTCTTTTTACAACACGATTGGAAAATGTAAGACAAATGCCCGGCAGACTTTGTGGTGAAACAATTGATGCCAAGGGAAAAAGAAGTTATACCTTAACATTAAGCACACGAGAGCAGCATATAAGAAGAGAAAAAGCCACATCAAATATTTGTACAAATCAAAACTTATGTGCTCTATGGTCTACAATTTGGCTTTCCTTGGTAGGAAAAAATGGTTTTGTAGAGCTCGCCGAGCAAAATATTGCCAAAACAGAGTATGCCAAATCTGAACTTACGAAATTAGGTAAAGCAAAATTAAGATATCAAAAATCACAATCATTTAATGAATTTGTTTTAGATTTAAATATTTCTTCGCAAGAATTTATAAAAAAATGTATTGAAAATAATGTGGCACCTGGTGTTTCTTTACAAAGATTTTTTTCTGAAGATAAAAATGGTCTATTAATTGCAATTACTGAAAAAAAATCTCGTGAAGATATCGATATTTTATGTGATCTTTTAAAAAGATTTGGATGA
- the gcvPB gene encoding aminomethyl-transferring glycine dehydrogenase subunit GcvPB, whose product MEFLNKNTGNTVVLEEDLLFERSHTGACGIGLPKLDVPAINIQKLFQNNLRKNKARLPELSEPEVVRHFTRLSTWNCAIDLGIYPLGSCTMKHNPRLNEEVARSSEICELHPYDPLEWSQAHLQIMYELQEDLKNITGMPGVSLQPSAGAQGEFTGLLLISAYHRNKGKNRKTIITADTSHGTNPASAALAGFNIVQVATGSDGYVTLDSVKAVLNDDVAGMMLTNPNTLGFFEKNILQIAKLLHDNDSLLYIDGANMNAVLGLSRPGDYGADVIQFNLHKTFTTPHGGGGPGSGPIAVSEKLLPYLPIPRVENSNGNYSLNYSFSKSIGRVKAFYGNYGMFIRAWCYIKALGDTGLRQVSENAILNANYIKSQLKDVLHIPVDGNHLHEVVFNDKNLKDKGWDTSKIAKALIDYGIHPPTVYFPLCVKNALMIEPTETESKSELDRFVASLKEILSNGDSSVIYPKRVFREKVDETKAARELKLTYKFKD is encoded by the coding sequence ATGGAATTTTTAAATAAAAATACTGGCAATACTGTTGTTTTAGAAGAAGATCTTTTGTTTGAACGTTCACATACGGGAGCATGCGGTATTGGGTTACCTAAACTTGATGTCCCTGCAATAAATATACAAAAATTATTTCAAAATAATTTAAGAAAAAATAAAGCACGGCTTCCTGAGCTATCAGAGCCAGAAGTTGTACGCCATTTTACAAGACTTTCTACTTGGAATTGTGCGATTGATTTGGGTATTTATCCCTTAGGCTCTTGTACTATGAAACACAATCCCCGATTAAATGAAGAAGTGGCGCGCAGTTCTGAAATTTGTGAATTGCATCCTTACGATCCTCTAGAATGGTCTCAGGCTCATTTGCAAATTATGTACGAGCTGCAAGAAGATTTAAAAAATATTACAGGAATGCCTGGTGTTTCGTTACAGCCCAGCGCAGGAGCGCAAGGGGAATTTACAGGATTGTTATTAATTTCTGCATATCATAGGAATAAAGGGAAAAATAGAAAAACAATTATCACCGCAGATACTTCTCATGGTACAAATCCGGCAAGTGCGGCCTTAGCCGGGTTTAATATTGTTCAAGTAGCAACGGGCTCTGATGGTTATGTTACTTTAGATTCTGTTAAAGCGGTTTTGAATGATGATGTGGCAGGTATGATGTTGACAAATCCAAATACGCTAGGATTTTTTGAAAAAAATATTTTGCAAATTGCTAAATTATTACATGATAATGATTCACTTTTATATATAGATGGCGCCAACATGAATGCGGTTCTCGGCTTAAGTCGTCCAGGAGATTATGGAGCCGATGTCATTCAATTTAACTTGCACAAAACATTTACAACCCCGCATGGAGGTGGTGGTCCCGGAAGTGGACCAATTGCTGTAAGTGAGAAATTGTTACCTTACTTACCTATCCCTCGTGTTGAAAATAGCAATGGAAATTATTCATTAAATTATTCTTTTTCTAAATCCATTGGACGCGTAAAAGCTTTTTATGGAAATTACGGAATGTTTATTCGTGCGTGGTGCTACATTAAAGCTTTAGGTGATACTGGATTACGTCAGGTGAGTGAAAATGCTATTTTAAATGCAAATTATATCAAATCACAATTAAAAGATGTTTTACATATTCCCGTAGATGGAAATCATTTGCACGAAGTGGTTTTTAACGATAAAAATTTAAAAGATAAAGGATGGGACACTTCTAAAATTGCAAAAGCATTAATTGACTACGGCATTCATCCGCCTACAGTGTATTTTCCTCTTTGTGTGAAAAATGCTTTGATGATTGAGCCCACAGAGACGGAAAGCAAAAGTGAGCTTGATCGTTTTGTAGCATCATTGAAGGAAATATTATCAAATGGTGATTCTTCTGTTATTTATCCCAAAAGAGTTTTTAGGGAAAAAGTAGATGAAACAAAGGCGGCAAGAGAGTTAAAATTGACATATAAATTTAAGGATTAA
- a CDS encoding transposase: MHKIRYQCGSEKISIVLDNAGYQHCKLVRNRASRLGIEFIFLPPYSPNLNIIERYWKYVKKKCLNSKYHMSFFLFKEAIKNSLHKTNFDNETRDDLISLMQLNFQEFKESQLLVA; encoded by the coding sequence TTGCACAAAATAAGATATCAATGTGGTTCAGAAAAGATAAGTATTGTTTTGGATAACGCAGGGTACCAGCATTGTAAACTTGTTAGGAATCGTGCATCACGACTTGGAATCGAATTTATATTTCTTCCTCCGTACTCTCCAAATTTGAATATAATTGAAAGATATTGGAAATATGTGAAGAAAAAATGTTTAAACTCAAAGTATCACATGAGTTTTTTTTTATTTAAAGAGGCAATTAAAAATAGCTTGCATAAAACAAATTTTGATAATGAAACTAGAGATGATCTTATTTCATTAATGCAGTTAAATTTTCAGGAATTCAAAGAATCTCAACTTCTAGTTGCCTGA